In a single window of the Desulfonatronovibrio magnus genome:
- a CDS encoding AMP-binding protein, with protein MQLHHRFIQTAKKFPKKIAVHDIAAERELTYERMLIVSLILSKRFKKIKTQYVGVMVPTSAGCMLTNLGLLMAGKIPVMINYATGALENSLYAQDKCSFKTILTSKKLLDKLDLKPVEGMEFLEDIVASVSLTEKIPALVKAKMPENMVHKMVHSGDDDETAVILFTSGSEKEPKSVQLTHKNIGHNLDSIPKVVDVDHKDVFLASLPLFHVFGLTANFWMPLTTGTSIVTYPNPLEFKVVCSLVRDYKVTIMTGTPSFYHGYLKKSQPGDFTSVRVALSGADTLAPQIYDGFQEKQGITLLDAYGATETSPAISINTPSQNKKGSVGKPLPGVEVRILNVDTDDELPPGETGKILVKGDMVMKGYLGDLEETTMRIHNGWYDTGDMGLLDEDGFLWHKGRLKRFVKVGGEMVSLVRVEEVLYKYVADEVLCCVVGIPNPTKGSDIVAAITTDDFSKRKLIKQMSKDLPAIAVPKEFYVIKDIPVMGSGKVNFREVERICRKMSIEGK; from the coding sequence GTGCAACTACACCACCGATTTATTCAAACAGCTAAGAAGTTTCCTAAGAAGATTGCAGTACATGACATAGCTGCAGAGCGTGAATTGACCTATGAAAGGATGCTCATTGTAAGCCTGATTTTATCCAAGCGTTTTAAGAAGATTAAAACCCAGTATGTAGGCGTGATGGTTCCCACTTCAGCCGGGTGCATGCTGACCAATCTTGGTTTGCTCATGGCGGGTAAAATTCCAGTCATGATCAATTATGCTACAGGAGCGTTGGAAAACTCATTGTACGCTCAGGACAAATGCAGCTTTAAAACCATACTGACCAGTAAAAAGCTTTTGGACAAGCTCGATCTAAAGCCTGTAGAGGGAATGGAATTTCTTGAAGATATTGTAGCCTCTGTCAGTCTGACTGAAAAGATTCCAGCCTTAGTAAAGGCTAAAATGCCTGAAAATATGGTTCATAAAATGGTGCATTCCGGTGATGACGATGAGACAGCTGTTATCTTGTTTACCAGCGGCAGCGAGAAAGAGCCTAAAAGTGTCCAACTCACTCACAAGAATATTGGACACAACTTAGACAGTATTCCCAAGGTTGTGGATGTGGATCATAAAGATGTATTTCTGGCAAGCCTGCCACTGTTTCATGTCTTTGGGCTGACCGCGAACTTCTGGATGCCTCTAACAACAGGTACTTCCATTGTCACCTATCCAAATCCACTGGAATTTAAGGTTGTTTGCAGTCTTGTCAGGGATTACAAAGTTACAATTATGACCGGCACCCCGTCATTTTATCATGGATACCTGAAGAAATCCCAGCCAGGAGATTTTACCTCTGTCAGAGTGGCTCTATCAGGAGCTGATACTCTGGCCCCCCAGATTTATGACGGTTTTCAGGAAAAGCAGGGCATTACATTATTAGATGCATATGGTGCAACAGAAACAAGTCCTGCTATAAGCATCAATACACCGAGCCAGAACAAAAAAGGAAGCGTGGGCAAGCCATTGCCAGGAGTTGAAGTCCGAATTCTAAATGTGGACACTGATGATGAACTTCCTCCAGGTGAGACTGGGAAAATACTGGTCAAGGGCGATATGGTTATGAAAGGTTATCTTGGTGACCTTGAAGAGACAACTATGCGCATTCATAATGGCTGGTATGACACAGGAGATATGGGGTTGTTGGATGAAGACGGATTTTTGTGGCACAAGGGCAGGCTTAAGAGGTTCGTCAAGGTTGGAGGCGAAATGGTTTCCCTGGTTCGAGTGGAGGAAGTACTTTATAAATATGTAGCTGATGAAGTGCTTTGTTGCGTTGTGGGCATTCCCAACCCAACCAAAGGTTCGGATATTGTTGCCGCCATAACTACTGATGATTTCAGCAAGCGCAAGCTCATCAAGCAAATGAGTAAAGATTTACCTGCCATTGCTGTGCCCAAAGAGTTTTATGTTATCAAGGATATACCTGTAATGGGTTCTGGAAAAGTGAACTTTCGTGAGGTTGAGCGTATTTGCAGAAAGATGTCCATTGAAGGGAAATGA